A region of the Sandaracinaceae bacterium genome:
ACGACGGCCTGCGTCGCTACATCCTGGGGGACACCGACAGCGAGGTGATCTTCTTCATCTTCCTCACGTTCCTGCGGCGTCGGGCGCCGCTCTACGCACGCTTCGCCCTCGAGGACGTGTTCGCGGCGCTGCGCCAGACCATCACGCTCATCCGCGAACGCTGCGACACCGGCGAGCCGGAGGGGGACGCGCTGCTCACCATCATCGTCACGGACGGCACGCTCATGGCAGCCACGCAGGGCGGCAAGGAGCTCTTCGTGTCCACCTACAAGACGCGCTGCGCCGACCGCGACGAGTGCAAGTCGCTCTCGCCCGAGTGCGAAGCACCCACCGTGTCGGGGTACGTGAACCACCTGGTGCTCAGCAGCGAGCGCATGGGCGGGGAGAACGTGTGGCTGCCGCTCGAGCCGGGCGAGATCATCGGCGTGGACGCGCGCATGCGGCTGCACCGCGAGCGCGACGGGAATCGGCGCCTGCCCGTCGTCAGCTGACGCGTGGCGGCCACTGGGCACTCACGGCTGAAGCGCTGAAGCCGTGGGTGCCCATTGTGCCTTGCAGCCAAGCGAATCGGCCCCCGCAAGAGATGTGGAGGATCGCTAGACGGTGACGGTGACGAACGCCACAACGCGAAACGGGCACCCGAAGGCGCCCGTCTCACACGTGGTTGGAGCGCTCTGCTTCAGTACTCGACGCGGAACAGCTGCTGGCCCATGAGCAACAGCGAGCCACGCGGGATGACTGCGGTGCCACGCACGCGCACGAACGTGCCGTTGGAGCTGCCCACGTCCGTGAGGAACATGCGGCCGCCCTCGCCGTGCACCCGGCAATGCAGACCCGACACGTAGCCGTCATCCGGGAAGATGACGTCGCCGCGCTCGCGCCCGAGGTGCAAGCCGGTGGGCGGGATGGGGTAGCAGTTGCCCACCGTGTCGCGCCCGATGAGCAGGCAGATGCGGCCCAGGAAGCCCGGGTTGGCGCTGCCCATGATCTCCGCTCCGTCCGCGCCGCGCCGAGGCGCGGGCATGAGGTCGAAGCGGATGATCTCCTGACCGATGCGGAAGATGCTGCCCGGCGTGAGCTCCGTGGGCACGTCGTGCGCGATGCGGATGTAGACGCCGTTGAGGCTGTTGAGGTCGGTGACGACCACGCCGCCGCCCTTGAACTCGAACGCCGCGTGCTGCGGGCTCAAGTACGAGTCGCCCGCGAAGGGGCCGCTCGAGTCGCGGCCCACCGTGGTGGTGCCGCTGAGCGAGAAGCGCTCGCCCTCGGTACCGTCGGGCCGGATGAGGACCAGCTGACCCGAGCCCTGGCTGGGCGCGGGCGCGGCGGCGGGCACGGGCGCCGGAGCCGGTGCGCTGACGGGCGCCTTGGTCATGTCGAAGCCGCAGCTGCCGCAGAACTTGAAGTTGGCGGGGACGGGGTTCGAACACTGCGGACACGGCACCTTGCCGTCAGCCGCAGGAGCGGCCGCCTGCGGTGCAGGAGCTGGCTGCGGTGCGGGAGCCGGCTGCGGCGCCGGAGCCGGCTGCGGCGCGGGCTGCGCCACGGGACGAGACGTGGGCACCGCCGGGGTGGGTGCCATCGCGTGAGGAGCCCCACCCCCTACTGGAATACCAGCGGGCGGCGTGGGCGCCGTGAAGCTCTTGGGCTGCGCGGTGTCACGCGGCAGCTCAGCACCACAGCCAAGGCAGAACTTGTAATGGGGCTGATTATTCTTGCCACAGCGGGGGCACTCGATCACGGAAGTCTCCTCAATCGGAAGGGCCAACTGGCCAACGCTGCTGGCCAAGGACCCGTAAGTGGGTGCGAGCATAGTCAGGCTCGCGAGAAAGGGTCAAGGGAGTGTTGGGCAGCCGAACGAAATGAGCGGCACGCCCAAGCGCAGAATCAGGCCGTCACCTCGACGCGCAGCAGCTGCTTGCCGAGGAAGAGGTAGTCGCCGTGGTTGAGGTCGGCCTGGCCCTTGATGCGGGCGTAGGTGCCGTTGCGCGACCCGGTGTCGGTCAGCATGAAGCGACCACCGGCGTTGTCGATGCGCGCGTGGTTGCCGGACATGTAGATGTCCTCCGGGAAGTTGAGGTCGCAGTCCTCGCGGCCGATGACCGCCGAGGCCTCGCGGGCGCAGAACACGATGCCGTCCACGCCGCCGACCAACACCTGCGTGACGCGGAAGGGGCTGGGGCGCCGGGGCGAGGAGTAGAAGTAAGTCTGGTCGTCGGCCGGGCTCGAGGCATCGGGCGGGGTGGCGTCCAAGCGGAACACCTGGTCGCCACACAGGAACGTGTCCCCCGGGGCGATCTCGACGGGCTGCGTGATGCGCAGGAAGATGCCGTTGGTGCTCTTCTCGTCGCGCGCGATGAGGCGCTCGCCCTCGTAGAGGAAGTTGGCATGGCGGGGGCTGAGCCACGTGTCGTCCGGGAAGATGATTTGGTCTTCTTCGCGGCCGGCGATGTGCTCGCTGCCCTGCAGCACGTAGCTGAGGCCGTCCACGCCCTGGTCGCCACGGATGAGGATGAGGCGCGCCTTGCCGGGCGTCTGCATGGCTCCGAAGAAGTCCACCTGGCCCGTCTGGACCTGGATGGGCACCTCGCCACCGCAGCCACCACAGAACTTGTGACCCGCCGGGACGGGGCTCGCGCACTCTTTGCAGACGTAGTTACGGGCTTGCTCCATCGGTTCCTCCGCCCCAGCTTGGGGACTCAACGCGGCCGCGGCACCGAGCAGGACTCCGCAGTTGACACAGCGAGGCGCGCCCATGGGGCAAAACGCGTCGCACTGTCCACATACGATCCCAACGTACTCATCCATGCCAACGGCTAATCCTGGTTGCTCGTCGCAGAGCGCGACCGACGCAGCGGGAGTAGTACGTTATTGTCAGTGCTCGCGTCAACGTTGCAGGGCCGCGGCGGCCGCGCGACGAACGCTGCCGTCCGTGTCGGTGTCCCGCGCGCGCTCGAGGCCGGCTCGTGCCGGACCCGCGGTGCTGCCCGAAAGGCCCGCGATGGCCGCCTCTCGCACGAAGGCGTATCGGTCTTCCGTGGCCAGCTCCACCAGGTGCTGGACCAGCGTGGCCTGTTGGGCGGCCGAGAGGGCCACCGCGCCCTCGAGCGGCCTGGCGTAGCGCGAAAGCGTGTGCGTGGCCTCGAGCCGAGTGGGCCAGTGCGCGTGGTCACGTGCCAGCAGCGTCACCTGCTGGAGCGTCTGGTCGGTGGGCGCCCGCTCCCGCAGAACGCGCAGCGCAGCGCCCACCACGGCGGGCTCGGAGTCACCCAGGGCCCCTGCGAGCGCCGCGTCCACGGCGTCTCCCGACAGCCGCGCCAGCACCACCAGCGCGCCCTCACGCACGCTGCGGTCCGGGTGCCGGGTGGCGTCGGCCACGTCCGGAACCAGGGCCGCGCCGAGCGCGGCCAGCTGCGTGAGCCCGCGCTCGCGCGCGCCCGGCTCCCAGCGCTCGAGGTCACGGGTCAGGGCACCCAGCCCAATCGTGCGCGGCCCTCCGACGCCGGCCCCCGCGGGACCCGCCGCCAGCAGGACCAGCGCACCGCGCACGGACTCGACCGGCCCGCGAAGCGCATCTCGCGCGGCGTCCACCAGCGCGCCACGCAGCGGCTCGAGCTCGATGGCCCCGCCCGTGGCCGCGATGTCCAGCATCAGCGGGAGGTAGTCGGTGGCCTGCGCGGCCCCTTGCGGCACGGGGAACGGGCTCTCGTCGGTGCCGGCCGCAGCGCTCGCGCTGGGAATGGCATGCAGCGCCTGGGACGCAGCCTCGTGCTGCCCCTCGGCCACGTCGAAGAGCGCATAGGCCAGCGCCTCGCGCGCGTCGGCCGTGCCGACCTGACCGAGGGCGTGCGCCGAAGCGCGCGCCAAGAGACCCTCGCCCGCGCTGCGCAGCGAGGTCACCAGCACCGGCACGTCCTCGGCCATCCCGAGGCGCCCCAGCGCCCAGGCCGCGCAGGCCCGCACCGAGGGATCCGGATCGTCCGCCAGGAGCGCGCGGAGAGCCGGCGCGGCAGCACGCTCACGCGCACGCCCGAGGCCGAGCGCCGCGAAGGCGCGCACGCTGCGATCGCCCTCGCCCAGCAAGGCTCGCAGCATGGGCACCACGCGCCGGCCGCCCATGCGGGCGAGCGACCACGCGGCGGTCCCGCGCAGGCGGCTCTCGGCGCCGGTGGCCAGCACCTGGAAGCGCGGCGCCAGCGTGTCTGGCGCCACCGCACCCGCGCCGGTCAGCGCGCGCATGCGCAGGTCGCCGTCACGCTCGTCGTTCTCCGCCAGGGCGAGCAGGGGCCCGGCGGCGTTCGGGTTGCCGAGGTGCCCCAGCACCTCCACCGCGATGCGCTGCTGACGAGGGTCCTCGTCGGCCAGCGCCTCGAGCAGCGGCTTGATGGCGCGTGCGCCCAGGCGCCTCAGGTTGGCCTCGGCGGCCGCGCGCTCGGCGCCCGAGCTGGTGGCCAGCTGAATCCATGGCGACGTCATCTGGTCGTAGAGGTCCACCACCAGCTTGCGGAAGATGGGCCGCTGCACGTGAGCCAGCGCCATGGGCAGCAGCTCTTGCTCGAGGGTCTCGAGGGTGCCCTCGCCCAGGTTGATCTGCATGGACACACGGGCCGCTTGGGACACCAGCTCGTCGTCCGGGGAGGAGCGGATCACGCGGCGCAGCAGCGCGTCCGCCGCCCGCGCGTCGCCGGCGGCCAGATGCAGCTCGGCCAGCTGGAAGTACGTGGTGAAGAGCCGCTCGTTCAGCTCGATGGCACGGCGGTAGCTCGCGATGGCGTTCGGGGTGTCCTGCCGCGAGCGGTAGAGCTCGCCCAGGCGGCGGTGCCCCTCGGCGTCGTCGGGCGAGCGCTGCACGGCCTCGGCGGCGAACGCCACGGCGTCCTCGTCGCGGTAGAGCGCGTGGGCGTGCTCGGCCATCTGCTGCAGGTAGCGCGGCGCGCGCCGGGCGTCGGCCTCCACCAAGCGGCGCAGCACCGTGATGGCGGCCGCGCGGTCACCCTCCACCACGTGCACGCGCTCGAGCGCGATGAGGCTCTCCACGTCTCCCGGCGCGAGCTCGATGAGCCGCGCCAGCGTGGCGCGCGCCGCCGGCAGGTCGCGCGGGCGGCGCTGCAGGTGCGCCTCGCTGAGGTAGCGGCCGGCCTCGAGGTCCGGCGGCGTGGCCGAGAACGCCACGGTCCACACGCCAAGCTGCGCCTGCAGCAAGCGCCGCCGCCCGTAGATGGCCACCACACGCCGCCGCGCCTCGCGCCGCGCAGCCCGCTCGACTCCGTCCATGGCGATGACGCGCTGCCAGACCTCGATGGCC
Encoded here:
- a CDS encoding class II glutamine amidotransferase, producing MCRLFAFRSVIPSQVHRSLMAADNALGAQSDKHRDGWGVAFYVDDSPHITRSPTTAIDDHLFHRVSGIVASETVLAHVRKATVGNNSVLNCHPFQYGRWTMAHNGEIRDFERHRAAMRELVDDGLRRYILGDTDSEVIFFIFLTFLRRRAPLYARFALEDVFAALRQTITLIRERCDTGEPEGDALLTIIVTDGTLMAATQGGKELFVSTYKTRCADRDECKSLSPECEAPTVSGYVNHLVLSSERMGGENVWLPLEPGEIIGVDARMRLHRERDGNRRLPVVS
- a CDS encoding FHA domain-containing protein, coding for MLAPTYGSLASSVGQLALPIEETSVIECPRCGKNNQPHYKFCLGCGAELPRDTAQPKSFTAPTPPAGIPVGGGAPHAMAPTPAVPTSRPVAQPAPQPAPAPQPAPAPQPAPAPQAAAPAADGKVPCPQCSNPVPANFKFCGSCGFDMTKAPVSAPAPAPVPAAAPAPSQGSGQLVLIRPDGTEGERFSLSGTTTVGRDSSGPFAGDSYLSPQHAAFEFKGGGVVVTDLNSLNGVYIRIAHDVPTELTPGSIFRIGQEIIRFDLMPAPRRGADGAEIMGSANPGFLGRICLLIGRDTVGNCYPIPPTGLHLGRERGDVIFPDDGYVSGLHCRVHGEGGRMFLTDVGSSNGTFVRVRGTAVIPRGSLLLMGQQLFRVEY
- a CDS encoding FHA domain-containing protein; this translates as MEQARNYVCKECASPVPAGHKFCGGCGGEVPIQVQTGQVDFFGAMQTPGKARLILIRGDQGVDGLSYVLQGSEHIAGREEDQIIFPDDTWLSPRHANFLYEGERLIARDEKSTNGIFLRITQPVEIAPGDTFLCGDQVFRLDATPPDASSPADDQTYFYSSPRRPSPFRVTQVLVGGVDGIVFCAREASAVIGREDCDLNFPEDIYMSGNHARIDNAGGRFMLTDTGSRNGTYARIKGQADLNHGDYLFLGKQLLRVEVTA
- a CDS encoding HEAT repeat domain-containing protein → MFDLARLSLPAPGPFCLASAALLFTLAGGAPAHAQDWGLTMRPGTGMQPAPGMRPGTTMRPGVSMRPGTSMRPGTSMQPDDPGETGTATQRPGPAGQPTGSEPDGERTETLITRYRAILDSDPRETFAFQRLVDLYRERDGSVDRLQAELSSEVSSNPQAYPARMILGHLYKAQQRRAEALAMYTEAAALRPNDPAPHGAQGRLAAAAGDLPGARAALGRALTLTREDQAQRDLREELAQLALAANDFDDAAAHYRELARGADAGIYQRTAFARALTGLGHHQRAIEEYERVVTSLRGDNRVLAPVLRELGQAQLGAGQVQEAIATYQRALRVAGRESGVRAEIYDGMVEAYRRGDRLAELITELEAGGGGGFEEHELVARLHDELGHEEEALVAYRRALGSNPRHIDTRVRLAQLLARSGRLDEVIAEYRQLIRSAPREPRFVVELAQLLMQTGQREEALRLAAGSSRQFGSDPAVHEALAELYTRWGETELAQREVEQLVRIDPSDPAHLIALGEQLLDQGDEPGAVRVWQRILTAEPDRARAYATLAGVYADHAMDARAEEAYREALRLAPDDVEHARGLATVLERPLDGETPQQRAARDTEAIEVWQRVIAMDGVERAARREARRRVVAIYGRRRLLQAQLGVWTVAFSATPPDLEAGRYLSEAHLQRRPRDLPAARATLARLIELAPGDVESLIALERVHVVEGDRAAAITVLRRLVEADARRAPRYLQQMAEHAHALYRDEDAVAFAAEAVQRSPDDAEGHRRLGELYRSRQDTPNAIASYRRAIELNERLFTTYFQLAELHLAAGDARAADALLRRVIRSSPDDELVSQAARVSMQINLGEGTLETLEQELLPMALAHVQRPIFRKLVVDLYDQMTSPWIQLATSSGAERAAAEANLRRLGARAIKPLLEALADEDPRQQRIAVEVLGHLGNPNAAGPLLALAENDERDGDLRMRALTGAGAVAPDTLAPRFQVLATGAESRLRGTAAWSLARMGGRRVVPMLRALLGEGDRSVRAFAALGLGRARERAAAPALRALLADDPDPSVRACAAWALGRLGMAEDVPVLVTSLRSAGEGLLARASAHALGQVGTADAREALAYALFDVAEGQHEAASQALHAIPSASAAAGTDESPFPVPQGAAQATDYLPLMLDIAATGGAIELEPLRGALVDAARDALRGPVESVRGALVLLAAGPAGAGVGGPRTIGLGALTRDLERWEPGARERGLTQLAALGAALVPDVADATRHPDRSVREGALVVLARLSGDAVDAALAGALGDSEPAVVGAALRVLRERAPTDQTLQQVTLLARDHAHWPTRLEATHTLSRYARPLEGAVALSAAQQATLVQHLVELATEDRYAFVREAAIAGLSGSTAGPARAGLERARDTDTDGSVRRAAAAALQR